The following proteins come from a genomic window of Limosilactobacillus reuteri:
- a CDS encoding GlsB/YeaQ/YmgE family stress response membrane protein has translation MYWIWVLIVGGLIGLAAGALTRRGGSMGVISNIIAGLVGSAIGEAVLGAWGPQVAGMAIVPSIIGAVILVMIVSLIFGIRTD, from the coding sequence ATGTACTGGATTTGGGTTTTAATTGTTGGTGGATTAATTGGTTTAGCTGCTGGTGCGTTAACCCGTCGTGGCGGATCGATGGGAGTGATCAGTAATATTATTGCTGGACTAGTAGGATCAGCAATCGGTGAAGCAGTATTAGGTGCATGGGGACCGCAAGTAGCCGGGATGGCAATTGTTCCATCAATTATTGGAGCAGTAATCTTAGTAATGATCGTCTCCTTGATTTTCGGAATTCGAACCGATTGA
- the hflX gene encoding GTPase HflX translates to METNIQTLEPVIITGLNTGQEDFDYSMVELAELAQANHMEVIDRIDQVIDRPNPATYFGKGKVEEIRDVADANHVPTIITNDELSPSQLRNLEEGTGCRILDRTALILEIFATRAQTKEAKLQVQIAELQYRLPRLQTSASERLDQQTGGGSGFTNRGAGETKLEMDRRTIQHQIAHLRQELAAIAKSEQTKRKQRVKSAIPTAALVGYTNAGKSTIMNGLVRKYGAAEEKTVFEKNMLFATLDTSVRQLTLPDQKRFLLSDTVGFISKLPTHLVESFKSTLAEAANADLLIQVIDYSDLHYKEMMETTNETLRQIGITDIPMINVFNKADRTEIEFPILEGDDQVVISAKQDASLDLLVDVIKKHLFKDYVTTTLLIPFTDGHVVSYLNEHTNILDTKYESNGTLLTVEMAVQDYQRFNKYEKA, encoded by the coding sequence ATGGAGACTAACATACAAACTTTAGAACCAGTAATTATTACTGGATTAAATACTGGTCAAGAAGACTTTGACTACTCAATGGTTGAACTTGCTGAACTAGCACAAGCAAATCACATGGAGGTTATCGATCGGATTGATCAAGTCATCGATCGTCCTAATCCCGCTACCTACTTTGGAAAGGGCAAAGTAGAAGAAATTCGCGACGTGGCTGATGCTAATCATGTTCCTACTATTATTACCAATGATGAATTATCACCAAGTCAATTACGTAATCTTGAAGAAGGAACCGGATGTCGTATTCTAGACCGAACCGCTCTTATTTTAGAGATTTTCGCAACCCGCGCTCAAACCAAAGAAGCTAAACTCCAAGTACAAATTGCGGAACTTCAATACCGCTTACCACGATTGCAAACTAGTGCAAGTGAACGGCTAGATCAGCAGACTGGTGGAGGAAGCGGCTTTACTAACCGGGGCGCTGGGGAAACTAAACTTGAAATGGATCGGCGAACTATCCAACATCAGATTGCCCACCTTCGTCAAGAACTGGCAGCTATTGCTAAATCTGAACAGACCAAGCGAAAACAACGAGTAAAGAGTGCAATTCCCACAGCTGCCCTTGTCGGCTATACCAATGCCGGTAAATCAACCATTATGAATGGTCTCGTAAGAAAATATGGGGCTGCTGAAGAAAAAACCGTTTTTGAAAAGAACATGTTATTTGCCACCCTTGATACAAGTGTCCGGCAACTAACACTTCCAGATCAAAAACGCTTCTTACTCAGTGATACGGTCGGTTTTATCAGCAAGCTGCCTACTCACCTTGTTGAATCGTTTAAATCGACGCTTGCAGAAGCCGCTAATGCCGACTTATTAATCCAAGTTATTGATTATTCTGATCTACATTACAAGGAAATGATGGAAACAACTAACGAAACTTTAAGACAAATTGGGATCACTGATATTCCAATGATCAATGTATTTAATAAAGCAGATAGAACAGAGATTGAATTCCCTATTCTTGAAGGTGACGATCAAGTTGTGATTTCAGCTAAACAAGATGCTTCATTAGACCTTCTTGTTGATGTTATTAAGAAACATTTATTTAAAGATTATGTCACCACTACTCTTTTAATTCCATTTACGGATGGTCATGTCGTTTCCTACCTTAATGAACATACTAATATTTTAGACACTAAATACGAAAGTAATGGAACATTATTAACGGTAGAAATGGCAGTTCAAGATTATCAACGCTTTAACAAGTACGAAAAAGCCTGA
- a CDS encoding VTT domain-containing protein — protein MSHLFYFLTHIAETIIPMFEWMGAWSYVLLFILIFMETGLVIFPWLPGESLVFLTCSFIAFNPVLKIEIVIPVFFFAALIGDTVNYYIGHSLSHWQWLKKRMAGPRFEQAQEFLTHHGIKAVALGRFVPLIRTFVPLIAGTMQFPFHRFTIGNIIGVTLWVASGAGCGYYFGTIPFVRQHFSLIILAFVVGSLLGVGLLALIKAIRQRIIKRNRML, from the coding sequence ATGAGCCATCTTTTTTATTTCCTAACTCACATTGCGGAAACAATTATTCCCATGTTTGAGTGGATGGGTGCTTGGAGTTACGTTCTCCTTTTTATCCTAATCTTTATGGAAACTGGATTAGTGATTTTTCCTTGGCTTCCCGGTGAATCACTCGTCTTTCTAACTTGCTCTTTTATTGCCTTTAACCCGGTCTTAAAAATAGAAATTGTGATCCCTGTCTTTTTCTTTGCGGCCCTAATCGGTGATACAGTTAATTATTATATCGGTCATTCCCTTTCTCATTGGCAATGGCTCAAAAAAAGAATGGCCGGTCCCCGTTTTGAGCAAGCACAAGAATTTTTAACCCATCATGGGATTAAAGCTGTTGCACTAGGACGATTTGTACCACTCATCCGAACATTCGTCCCCCTAATTGCCGGAACAATGCAATTTCCATTTCATCGCTTCACAATTGGTAATATTATTGGCGTTACATTATGGGTAGCGAGTGGTGCTGGATGTGGATATTACTTTGGAACAATTCCATTTGTCCGTCAGCACTTCTCACTTATTATCTTAGCATTTGTTGTGGGCTCACTGTTAGGAGTTGGCCTGTTAGCACTTATCAAAGCGATTCGTCAACGAATTATTAAGCGAAACCGAATGCTATAA
- the helD gene encoding RNA polymerase recycling motor HelD — protein MSTKTEKELEQKYLDNVIDKVKQAEQKAEKKIKTAQHDIKGINKQIDDIHLNTTTYSGMMDTAMSFRAQQQMLDERQNSWQHAADRLATLQRLEKKPYFARIDFREKGANKSEKVYIGLASFTDKPDHFLVYDWRAPISSVYYEGKLGKVKYQTPVGEQEVDLTLKRQFQIKDGVIVTIFDTDEQVGDQMLLDALGNHSSTKMKSIVTTIQRKQNEIIRDTKNELLFVQGAAGSGKTAAVLQRVAWLLYRYRGNLTSSQVVLFSPNQLFNDYIDQVLPELGEHNMVQMTYFQFANRRVPKLHVQNLEQRFESHQDKTAKNAQQLLTSLQYFKATERYANHLGHANMRFRNLMFNGKVFLSKEKIKEIYYSFNNNYNLGNRLDGTKEELIKYLNHRVSTEMRNKWVEDEIQSLSKEEIDNLFNNQPREFEDEDKEYKFLARQIVMRAFMPIKKAIDHNQWLNVNGQFLHLLRVTPKLVNIAEYGISAEQWKDYVDGVKEELKKGNISANGITIYLYLYDLITGKHGQRDIRYVFVDEVQDYDAYQLAYLKYRFPRAKFTLLGDLNQAIFTHENSRSLLKQLGTMFDPEKTKVVQLTKSYRSTKQITDFTKHILIDGEAIETFEREGNKPHVYQAKNEQEGVATVIDILGKYQKDHDAVAIIGKDLKDSEELYQKLNANNIKATLIRTENQRLVKGPIVVPSYLAKGLEFDAVIVWNANDQQYHGNDERQLLYTICSRAMHELSLVSIGKTTSLLDQVPTDEYEKVNVDK, from the coding sequence ATGTCTACAAAAACTGAAAAAGAACTAGAACAAAAGTACCTTGATAATGTGATCGATAAAGTAAAACAGGCCGAGCAAAAAGCAGAAAAAAAGATTAAAACGGCTCAACATGATATTAAGGGCATCAATAAGCAAATTGATGATATTCACTTAAACACTACCACTTATTCAGGCATGATGGATACGGCCATGTCTTTTCGTGCTCAACAACAGATGCTAGATGAACGTCAAAATAGCTGGCAACATGCTGCAGACCGGCTAGCGACTTTACAGCGACTCGAAAAGAAACCTTACTTTGCCCGCATTGATTTTCGTGAAAAAGGTGCCAATAAATCCGAAAAGGTATATATCGGGCTTGCTTCCTTTACCGACAAGCCAGACCATTTTCTGGTTTATGACTGGCGAGCTCCAATTTCGTCTGTTTACTATGAAGGAAAACTTGGGAAAGTTAAGTACCAGACTCCGGTAGGTGAACAAGAGGTAGATCTTACTCTTAAACGCCAATTTCAAATTAAAGATGGGGTAATTGTAACCATCTTTGATACTGACGAACAAGTAGGTGACCAGATGCTCCTGGATGCTCTTGGCAATCATTCTAGTACCAAGATGAAGAGCATTGTAACGACAATTCAACGGAAACAAAATGAAATTATTCGTGATACGAAAAACGAGTTGTTGTTTGTTCAGGGGGCTGCTGGATCAGGTAAGACAGCGGCAGTTCTCCAACGGGTTGCCTGGCTCCTTTACCGTTACCGGGGTAATTTGACCTCTTCGCAAGTTGTTCTTTTTTCACCTAACCAATTATTTAATGACTACATTGATCAAGTCTTGCCAGAATTGGGTGAGCATAACATGGTCCAGATGACTTACTTCCAGTTCGCTAATCGGCGAGTGCCAAAGCTTCATGTTCAGAACTTAGAACAACGATTTGAAAGTCACCAAGATAAAACAGCTAAGAATGCGCAACAATTATTAACTAGCTTGCAATATTTCAAAGCAACAGAGCGTTATGCCAATCATCTTGGTCATGCTAATATGCGTTTCCGCAACCTCATGTTTAATGGGAAAGTCTTTTTGAGCAAAGAGAAGATTAAGGAAATTTACTATTCATTTAATAACAACTATAACCTGGGAAATAGATTGGATGGAACCAAGGAAGAATTGATCAAATACCTTAATCACCGGGTAAGTACTGAAATGCGCAATAAATGGGTTGAAGATGAAATCCAAAGCTTAAGTAAAGAAGAAATCGATAACCTATTTAATAATCAACCACGTGAATTTGAAGATGAAGATAAAGAATATAAGTTTCTTGCACGTCAAATTGTTATGCGAGCATTTATGCCAATAAAAAAGGCCATCGATCATAACCAATGGCTTAATGTCAATGGGCAATTTTTACACCTTCTCCGGGTAACTCCTAAACTTGTTAATATTGCTGAATACGGTATTTCTGCAGAGCAATGGAAAGATTACGTTGATGGGGTAAAAGAAGAATTAAAGAAGGGTAATATCAGTGCCAACGGAATCACGATTTATCTGTACCTATATGATTTAATTACTGGAAAGCATGGTCAACGTGATATCCGTTACGTTTTTGTTGATGAAGTCCAAGATTATGATGCTTACCAGTTAGCTTATCTTAAATATCGTTTTCCTCGTGCTAAATTTACATTGTTAGGGGACCTCAACCAGGCAATCTTCACTCATGAGAATAGCCGGTCATTACTAAAACAATTAGGCACGATGTTTGATCCAGAAAAGACGAAGGTTGTTCAATTAACTAAGTCTTACCGTTCTACAAAACAAATTACCGACTTTACTAAGCATATTTTAATTGACGGTGAAGCGATTGAGACCTTTGAGCGTGAAGGCAATAAGCCCCATGTTTATCAAGCTAAGAATGAGCAAGAAGGGGTAGCGACAGTTATTGATATTCTTGGTAAATATCAAAAGGATCATGATGCCGTCGCAATTATTGGTAAGGATCTCAAAGATAGTGAAGAATTGTATCAAAAGTTAAATGCGAACAACATTAAGGCCACCCTTATTCGGACAGAAAATCAACGGTTAGTAAAAGGACCAATTGTTGTACCATCATATCTAGCAAAAGGATTGGAATTTGATGCTGTTATTGTCTGGAATGCGAATGATCAGCAATACCACGGTAATGATGAGCGACAATTGCTATATACAATTTGTTCCCGGGCAATGCATGAGTTAAGCTTAGTATCGATTGGGAAAACAACTAGTTTGCTAGACCAAGTCCCGACAGATGAATATGAAAAAGTTAATGTTGACAAATAA
- a CDS encoding CsbD family protein, with translation MASDKHGIKDKIAGKLKETEGKVTNDKTREGEGKLQKLKGKVKNEVNDLKESIKGNKKEG, from the coding sequence ATGGCTAGCGATAAACACGGAATAAAAGATAAGATAGCAGGGAAACTTAAAGAAACTGAAGGAAAAGTAACTAATGATAAGACTCGTGAAGGAGAAGGAAAACTTCAGAAACTTAAAGGGAAAGTAAAAAATGAGGTTAATGATCTTAAAGAGTCAATAAAAGGAAATAAAAAGGAGGGCTGA
- a CDS encoding histidine phosphatase family protein, with translation MAINVYFVRHGQTYLNLYNRMQGWADGPLTPKGEEDAKRVGRALAPIQFDYVFCSDLARTVSTTRFLLAEHPGNNPKPIPEPAFREEFFGYFEGEDGQHFADFLGGPEGYHSFAEMVAGWGPDKLKDKIAAADNYGTAEDHVAFWKRVDKGFDRLRALPDGAEVLVVSHGATIRSIVQRYSDAYDPGDSPRNGSITKLTLDKNNTTVDFYNKLELPE, from the coding sequence ATGGCAATCAATGTTTATTTTGTACGCCACGGACAAACCTATCTTAATCTTTACAATCGGATGCAAGGTTGGGCTGATGGCCCGCTAACGCCAAAGGGTGAAGAAGACGCCAAACGAGTAGGACGGGCGCTTGCTCCTATTCAATTTGATTATGTATTTTGCAGCGACCTCGCACGAACAGTTTCAACTACCCGTTTCTTGCTTGCTGAACATCCTGGCAATAATCCTAAGCCAATTCCAGAGCCAGCATTTCGTGAAGAATTCTTTGGCTACTTTGAAGGAGAAGATGGCCAACATTTCGCTGACTTTCTTGGTGGGCCAGAGGGTTATCACAGTTTTGCAGAAATGGTTGCCGGTTGGGGGCCAGACAAATTAAAAGATAAGATTGCAGCAGCGGATAATTATGGTACTGCTGAGGACCACGTTGCTTTCTGGAAACGGGTTGATAAAGGCTTTGATCGCTTACGGGCATTACCAGATGGGGCAGAAGTACTAGTAGTTTCACACGGAGCCACTATTCGCTCAATCGTCCAACGGTATTCTGACGCTTACGATCCAGGTGATTCACCACGTAACGGCAGCATCACTAAACTCACTTTAGATAAAAATAATACTACTGTTGATTTTTACAACAAACTTGAATTACCAGAATAA